One Cucumis sativus cultivar 9930 chromosome 1, Cucumber_9930_V3, whole genome shotgun sequence DNA segment encodes these proteins:
- the LOC101214175 gene encoding class V chitinase — protein sequence MASTIINPFFSLTIFLLLHLHSSLGQTAPGMKGIYWFSGSEFPLSDIESSLFTHIYCAFADLNPNTNQVTISASNSENFKSFTRILRLKNPNVKTLLSIGGGGADANAFASMASQPSSRKSFIDSSISLARSNNLSGLDVDWEYPSDQDQINSFKTLCSEWRSAAEKESQSSGKPRLFLSAAVFRSSNYYGTPLPASDLATKLDWINVMCYDFYGPGWSPNFTAPPAALHGSSGRVNCDTGISSWIQSGFPANKIVIGMPFYGWAWRLVSQSKNGLYAPANGAATGTGIDGGAITYKGINEFKKRNGVNGVYNATVVTNYVSSGTTWIGYDDKQSVAAKVGYAKKKGLFGYFAWQVAADDNFSLSRIASTTWSG from the exons ATGGCTTCCACAATAATCAATCCATTCTTCTCTTTaaccatctttcttcttctccatcttcacTCCTCCCTCGGACAAACCGCCCCCGGAATGAAGGGCATTTACTGGTTTTCCGGTTCTGAATTTCCCCTGTCCGACATTGAATCCTCTCTCTTCACCCATATCTATTGTGCCTTCGCCGATCTCAATCCAAACACTAACCAAGTCACCATTTCAGCTTCAAACtctgaaaatttcaaaagcttCACTCGAATCCTTCGGCTCAAAAACCCAAATGTCAAAACGCTCTTATCCATCGGTGGCGGTGGCGCCGACGCCAACGCCTTCGCTTCAATGGCCAGCCAACCCAGTTCTCGCAAATCCTTCATCGATTCATCCATTTCCTTAGCCCGCTCCAATAATTTATCCGGCCTCGATGTCGATTGGGAATACCCATCAGACCAAGACCAAATCAACTCGTTTAAAACTCTCTGTTCAGAGTGGCGTTCCGCCGCCGAGAAGGAATCCCAATCCTCCGGCAAGCCCAGACTATTTCTCTCCGCCGCCGTTTTTCGATCCTCTAATTATTATGGTACACCATTACCCGCTTCAGATCTAGCCACAAAATTGGATTGGATAAACGTGATGTGCTACGATTTCTACGGCCCCGGTTGGTCGCCGAACTTCACAGCGCCACCAGCGGCTCTGCATGGGTCGAGTGGGCGAGTGAACTGCGACACGGGTATATCGTCGTGGATACAGTCGGGGTTTCCGGCGAATAAAATAGTGATAGGAATGCCGTTCTATGGGTGGGCGTGGCGGTTGGTGAGCCAGAGTAAAAATGGGTTGTATGCTCCGGCGAATGGAGCAGCGACGGGAACGGGAATTGACGGGGGAGCTATAACGTACAAGGGGATAAATGAGTTTAAAAAGAGGAACGGAGTAAATGGAGTGTATAACGCGACGGTTGTTACGAATTATGTCAGTTCAGGAACGACGTGGATTGGATATGATGATAAACAGAGCGTTGCGGCGAAGGTTGGGTATGCGAAGAAGAAAGGATTGTTTGGTTACTTTGCTTGGCAAGTTGCGGCGGATGATAATTTTAGTCTCTCAAGAATAG CTTCAACGACGTGGTCCGGATAG
- the LOC101222900 gene encoding class V chitinase CHIT5, which produces MPHIHKFIPSHIYSLLLLTVAILSVFSPVLAGESSPETSDIRGGYWLSWLAQNFPPSAISTSHFTHLFYAFLEPNNVTFELIITPNDDQWMRNFTSTIHAVDSQIKTILSIGGGGSSVPIFSAMAATQTTRSAFIASTISNARFYGFDGLDLDWEFPNSTDDMSNLSLLFQEWRQAIETESSSNIGRAPLSLSAAVSYASSFQSPPRSYPADAITKFVDFVSPMCFDYFGKWTPSATGSQAQLFDKTSNLSTSYGVNSWIEAGVPPEKLVMGLPVYGRTWRLKNGCDHGIGAPAEGVGPGNDGVMIYSDVLDFNSANGATVVFDTESVSTYSFAGTTWIGYDGPSSIDEKVKFAKAHGLRGYFFWALGYDKNWTIAETAQNAWMCG; this is translated from the exons ATGCCCCACATCCACAAATTCATTCCCTCACACATTTACTCTCTTCTTCTGCTTACTGTTGCAATACTCTCTGTTTTTTCCCCTGTTCTTGCCGGTGAATCATCGCCCGAAACTTCCGATATCCGAGGCGGTTACTGGCTTTCATGGCTAGCCCAAAACTTCCCTCCGTCGGCAATCTCCACCTCCCATTTCACCCACCTCTTCTACGCATTCCTCGAGCCAAATAACGTAACCTTCGAATTGATAATCACTCCCAACGACGACCAATGGATGAGAAATTTCACCTCCACCATTCACGCCGTCGACTCCCAAATCAAAACCATCCTCTCAATCGGTGGTGGCGGCTCCTCTGTTCCCATATTTTCTGCCATGGCTGCTACCCAGACCACCCGCTCCGCCTTCATCGCCTCCACCATCTCCAACGCAAGATTCTACGGCTTTGACGGCCTTGATCTAGATTGGGAATTCCCAAATTCCACAGACGACATGTCCAATTTGTCTTTGCTCTTCCAAGAATGGCGTCAAGCAATCGAAACAGAATCCTCCTCGAACATCGGCCGAGCTCCACTGAGCTTATCGGCAGCCGTCTCGTACGCTTCCAGTTTTCAATCGCCGCCGAGATCGTACCCTGCCGACGCCATAACCAAGTTCGTCGATTTCGTCAGTCCAATGTGCTTCGATTACTTCGGAAAATGGACGCCATCGGCTACCGGATCACAGGCTCAACTCTTCGATAAAACAAGCAATTTGAGCACCAGCTACGGCGTAAATTCGTGGATAGAGGCTGGGGTTCCGCCGGAGAAATTGGTAATGGGGTTGCCGGTGTACGGGAGGACGTGGCGGTTGAAGAATGGTTGTGATCATGGGATTGGAGCGCCGGCGGAGGGAGTGGGGCCAGGAAATGATGGTGTTATGATCTATTCTGACGTGTTGGATTTTAATTCGGCAAATGGCGCCACGGTGGTGTTCGATACGGAGTCCGTTTCGACGTATTCGTTCGCGGGAACCACTTGGATTGGGTATGATGGGCCGAGTTCTATTGATGAGAAGGTTAAGTTTGCCAAGGCCCATGGGCTTCGTGGGTACTTCTTTTGGGCCCTTGGATATGATAAGAATTGGACCATTGCTGAAACAG CTCAAAATGCATGGATGTGTGGgtga
- the LOC101214415 gene encoding class V chitinase CHIT5b, producing the protein MAFLRFLICSVFVLTFTARAAHMSPSPPVKAAYWPSWFSESFPPSAVNTALFTHIYYAFLMPSNRSFTFDLPETTRAELSQFTTSLRRKNPPVKTLFSIGGGGSDSDLFARIASNAKSRQIFIDSSINTARKFGFDGLDIDWEFPKDTTEMKYFADLITQWRKTIDREAKLTSRPPLLLSAAVYYASEFRTYGEPRSFPAAEISKSLDWINVMCFDYHGSWDTTATGAHAALFDPHTNLSSHYGLRSWISAGVPRSKMVMGIPLYGKSWTLKDPYVHGVGAPAVGVGPGDQGILTYVQVKEFNKKTQATVVYDIRTVSAYSYVNTSWVGYDDIKSTTTKVEFAQANDLRGYFFWALSYDSGDWEISTHASKAWVEDQY; encoded by the exons ATGGCATTTCTCAGATTTCTTATATGCTCTGTTTTTGTTCTTACCTTCACTGCCCGAGCTGCCCACATGTCCCCGTCGCCGCCTGTCAAGGCCGCTTATTGGCCCTCGTGGTTTTCAGAATCTTTCCCACCCTCCGCCGTTAACACTGCTCTCTTCACCCATATCTATTATGCCTTTCTCATGCCCAGTAACCGTTCGTTTACTTTTGATTTGCCCGAAACTACCAGGGCGGAGCTTTCCCAGTTTACCACTTCTCTTCGGCGGAAGAATCCACCGGTGAAGACTCTGTTTTCAATTGGCGGTGGCGGTAGCGACAGCGATCTGTTTGCTCGTATTGCTTCCAATGCCAAATCTCGTCAAATTTTCATCGATTCAAGCATCAACACAGCGAGGAAATTTGGATTTGATGGGTTGGATATCGATTGGGAATTTCCTAAAGACACAACCGAGATGAAATATTTCGCCGATTTAATAACTCAGTGGCGGAAGACGATCGACAGGGAAGCGAAATTAACTTCACGGCCGCCGCTTTTGCTCTCTGCCGCCGTGTATTACGCGTCGGAGTTTCGGACTTACGGCGAGCCCCGGTCTTTCCCGGCGGCGGAGATTTCAAAAAGTCTTGATTGGATCAACGTTATGTGCTTCGACTATCATGGGTCCTGGGACACAACGGCGACTGGAGCTCATGCGGCATTGTTTGACCCACATACGAATTTGAGCTCCCATTACGGGCTCCGGTCATGGATCTCAGCCGGCGTGCCTCGGAGCAAGATGGTTATGGGAATTCCTCTGTATGGGAAATCTTGGACTTTGAAGGATCCTTATGTTCATGGCGTCGGAGCACCCGCCGTGGGTGTCGGTCCCGGCGACCAAGGAATACTTACTTATGTTCAG GTAAAAGAGTTCAACAAGAAAACACAGGCAACAGTAGTATACGATATACGAACTGTATCGGCATATTCGTATGTAAACACTTCATGGGTTGGATACGATGACATTAAGTCTACAACCACCAAAGTGGAGTTTGCTCAGGCAAATGACTTACGCGGCTACTTCTTTTGGGCACTCAGTTATGACAGTGGCGATTGGGAAATTTCCACTCATG CTTCAAAGGCATGGGTTGAGGACCAATATTGA